In Porites lutea chromosome 7, jaPorLute2.1, whole genome shotgun sequence, a single window of DNA contains:
- the LOC140943866 gene encoding contactin-3-like: MAKRSHMACFIRLSFLVSSLTVSAASLTFLRHPTSQTVQAGSHVVFRCSVLLTYRKISYEWQHNNQTIRTEKQARFTIRNDGSLRIANTHLDDSGSYQCIAMVRAKRSGIIRRKARSRIAKLTVEGMCSEATITTRPAHGKKFAIGTILSLRCRCPSSSPGTTRWIKNGVTVSATSGRITVDQRKLNINSTSFADSGNYTCYVTVAELGTAKSETVEIWVGATPRITVPPPTSLEVSKGQTVRLNCLATGIPPPLTYWYYAGLEWSEHVKNSIKNDSKYTIYVNGTLILRDLQAEDIGFYECGARNVIGTTSRKTKIFVPINFITTPRNTTAAVGKSTVLRCNATGLPTSEISWGRERGKLDKKRFRQLANGNLHIRDIKMTDAGQYFCIATNIHDLKEVKVTLRVIESDVIKINPSHKRTVDAFLGARRKITCDFHGSPPITVTWTKKGTDELRRVEQNGNSLVIKRVALSDAGQYICNGSNAFSSQATYVNVSVYDPLRFLIEPRNQTAFINESVWFHCAATGSPKPKIKWLKADQGGRPLNEEKYRAYANGSLRIKDVQYSDMGRYFCLVATRTDLRQRTVHLEVKGQEDKTRQNPSGPDLEASSNSANKLIFSRTFVTLCTLTFIRTILCS; the protein is encoded by the exons TTTCTTCGCTTACGGTATCAGCAGCAAGTTTAACGTTTCTCCGTCATCCAACTTCACAAACAGTCCAAGCAGGAAgccatgttgttttcagatGCTCAGTGCTTTTAACATACAGGAAAATCAGTTATGAATGGCAACACAATAACCAGACTATAAGGACAGAAAAACAGGCTAGATTCACCATTCGGAATGACGGTTCCCTAAGGATCGCTAACACACATTTGGACGACTCAGGGAGTTACCAGTGTATTGCGATGGTCAGAGCTAAAAGAAGTGGTATTATACGCAGAAAGGCGAGAAGTCGCATTGCAAAACTGACTGTTGAGG gTATGTGCAGCGAGGCTACAATAACGACTCGACCAGCCCACGGTAAGAAGTTTGCCATCGGAACGATATTATCTTTACGCTGTCGCTGCCCTAGTTCGAGTCCAGGAACCACAAGATGGATTAAAAACGGCGTCACAGTCAGCGCAACCAGTGGGCGAATCACGGTTGACCAGAGAAAATTGAATATTAACAGTACCAGCTTCGCTGACAGCGGAAATTACACTTGCTATGTGACTGTCGCTGAACTTGGCACAGCAAAATCAGAAACAGTCGAAATTTGGG TGGGCGCAACACCTCGAATAACAGTTCCCCCGCCCACCAGTTTGGAAGTTTCAAAAGGGCAAACTGTTCGTTTGAATTGCCTAGCAACGGGTATACCACCTCCTTTAACGTATTGGTACTACGCTGGTCTCGAGTGGTCTGAACACGTCAAGAATTCTATCAAAAATGATTCAAAATACACCATCTATGTCAACGGGACGCTCATTTTGAGGGATCTTCAAGCTGAGGATATTGGTTTCTACGAATGTGGTGCTAGAAATGTTATAGGAACAACATctagaaaaacaaagatttttGTTCCAA TCAATTTTATAACAACACCGAGAAACACGACGGCAGCCGTAGGCAAATCGACTGTGCTACGATGTAATGCCACAGGCCTCCCAACATCCGAGATCAGCTGGGGAAGAGAGCGTGGAAAATTAGATAAGAAGAGATTCAGACAGCTTGCAAATGGAAATCTCCATATAAGAGACATAAAAATGACGGATGCTGGGCAGTATTTTTGCATTGCAACTAACATTCATGATTTAAAGGAAGTCAAAGTGACTCTTCGGGTGATAG aaagtgacgtcataaaaataaaCCCTTCCCATAAGCGCACTGTAGACGCATTCCTGGGCGCACGCCGAAAAATCACGTGCGATTTCCATGGCAGCCCGCCAATCACAGTCACGTGGACAAAGAAAGGCACAGATGAACTGCGGAGAGTGGAGCAGAATGGGAATTCATTGGTGATAAAGAGGGTCGCACTTTCAGATGCTGGCCAGTATATCTGTAATGGGTCGAACGCTTTTAGCTCACAGGCCACTTATGTTAACGTGTCTGTTTATG ATCCGTTAAGGTTCCTGATAGAGCCAAGAAACCAGACCGCTTTCATTAATGAATCTGTCTGGTTCCACTGTGCTGCCACAGGAAGCCCAAAACCTAAAATTAAGTGGCTTAAGGCTGACCAAGGAGGCCGACCCTTGAACGAAGAGAAATACAGAGCGTACGCTAATGGATCTCTACGTATCAAGGATGTACAATACAGTGACATGGGGCGATATTTTTGTCTTGTGGCGACTCGTACTGATTTGAGACAAAGGACAGTGCATCTCGAAGTAAAAG GACAAGaagacaaaacaagacaaaatccTTCGGGGCCAGATTTGGAAGCTTCCTCAAATTCTGCCAACAAACTCATTTTTAGCCGGACTTTCGTGACGTTATGTACATTAACATTTATAAGAACAATTTTATGTTCTTGA
- the LOC140943867 gene encoding inactive tyrosine-protein kinase 7-like has protein sequence MEQRFQLKRHPLRSFFIGSWLCFTFLASSAAASPSNSSNATSSSAAVSSTSRVVLRSTTVSSNYAISPSASGLAASQSTSPILSTTSVPQPSNTPPGVGISSVTASQSSVVIGTSSPAFPQNSNNTAVNGTDSPTVDEASSRDLWRTVGIAVGVSSGYLLLVAGLSFYVEWRRSKCPSKKSEVKKVSVSPASANVNAAFTGDVEEQVANGHVVDGTNMVMKEKQNGRSLTSHTDYDNMKFPRHDLELIKILGNGAYGRAYLVLATGIRDCEDKTTVVVKSLLSDDEKAREEFTYEMNALRGLQHKNVVTLLGFCNEVEPIYLIFESVNKGDLKQLLLACQNNNQTTLNLNQKLAICEQVASGMTYLSSQNFVHKDLAARNCLVAEDRQVKISFLKLSSDVYSAEYHSLNNVKVPLRWMPPEAIFDNNFSEKSDVWSYGVLVWEIYSSGKMPYNDLSNDEVLKCARYGLRLTNPDNCPASVSKAVQKCWEANPLERPTFSELVVVLNSAGMDTHL, from the exons ATGGAACAGCGCTTTCAGTTAAAGAGACATCCTCTTCGGTCTTTCTTCATTGGGAGTTGGCTATGTTTCACCTTTTTAG CTTCAAGTGCAGCTGCCTCCCCGTCAAATAGTAGTAATGCTACTTCATCAAGTGCCGCAG TATCAAGTACTTCAAGGGTAGTTCTTCGCTCGACAACTGTGTCCAGCAATTATGCTATTTCGCCAAGTGCCTCAGGCCTCGCAG CTTCACAATCAACGTCCCCCATACTGAGCACAACAAGTGTACCTCAACCCTCAAATACACCGCCAGGAGTAGGCATTAGCAGTGTTACCG CTTCGCAATCAAGTGTCGTCATAGGGACTTCGTCACCTGCTTTTCCTCAAAATTCGAATAATACAGCGGTCAACGGTACTG ATTCGCCGACAGTTGATGAAGCCTCTAGCCGAGACCTGTGGCGTACTGTTGGCATTGCTGTTGGGGTTTCATCGGGTTATCTTCTTCTTGTCGCCGGGCTGAGCTTCTATGTCGAATGGCGACGATCGAAGTGTCCATCAAAGAAATCAGAGGTGAAGAAAGTGTCTGTTTCACCTGCGTCTGCAAATG TCAACGCCGCTTTTACTGGAGACGTTGAAGAACAAGTTGCAAACGGCCATGTTGTGGACGGCACTAACATGGTTATGAAGGAAAAGCAGAACGGCCGGTCTTTGACTTCTCACACTGACTATGACAATATGAAGTTTCCCAGGCACGATCTGGAATTAATTAAGATCCTGGGTAACGGTGCCTATGGTCGAGCCTACCTGGTGCTGGCTACTGGCATTCGTGATTGTGAAGATAAAACCACGGTTGTTGTCAAGTCGTTGCTTAGTGATGACGAGAAAGCGCGTGAAGAGTTCACTTACGAAATGAATGCGTTACGTGGATTGCAGCATAAAAATGTTGTCACGCTACTTGGCTTCTGCAACGAGGTTGAGCCCATTTACCTGATATTTGAATCAGTGAATAAG GGTGACCTAAAGCAGTTATTACTGGCATGTCAGAATAATAATCAAACCACACTGAACTTAAATCAGAAACTCGCCATCTGCGAACAAGTCGCTTCCGGGATGACTTATCTCAGCTCGCAGAACTTTGTCCACAAGGATCTCGCGGCGAGAAACTGCTTGGTCGCAGAAGACCGTCAAGTAAAGATAAGCTTCCTGAAGCTCAGTTCAGACGTGTACAGTGCCGAGTACCACAGCCTCAATAACGTTAAGGTACCCCTCCGATGGATGCCTCCTGAGGCGATTTTTGATAACAATTTCTCTGAAAAGAGTGATGTCTGGTCATACGGTGTTCTAGTATGGGAGATTTACTCTTCCGGTAAGATGCCGTATAATGATTTGTCAAACGACGAAGTCTTGAAATGCGCCCGATATGGCCTTCGCCTTACCAACCCTGATAACTGTCCTGCTAGTGTGTCGAAAGCTGTACAGAAATGCTGGGAGGCAAACCCGCTCGAACGACCGACTTTCTCGGAGCTAGTAGTTGTACTTAACAGCGCTGGAATGGACACTCACCTATGA